From the genome of Bacillus sp. V2I10:
TTGTCCTTGCTATTTACAATAATTTCATAAGATTCATTTTCTAATATTGAGGATATTTCTTCTGATGTTAGAAAATCAAGAATCATTGATTCAATTTCAGTTCCAAGTGTTTTAGCTGTTGGATCAGAACTTAAGATAGAGGTCTTTATTATAATGCTCAACGGTTCACTTTTATAACTTACCCCTGTAACCTTAAATTCCTTTTTCGACAAAAGCCCTTCAGCAATCGCAGGTATAATTTGAGCTCCTTTATCGGCTTTTGTTACCTTCACTGTTACTCTCGTTACATTAATTTTATAATCTTTATATTTATTCGCATTTGCAACTTCTATGACCGTTTTTTCAACAGCATCTTGAATCGAATTGTAGTATTTCTTGGAACCGACTATATTTATGAAAATTGTTTTCTCCGTGGGGTCGACTTGTACCATATCAAACTTATAATCCAATTGTTTGATCTTTTTTGTAACTTCATCTTCTAGTAGGTTTTTTTCTTTCGTTTCTTCCTCATTAAGGACATAATCGCTTTTGGCTACAAATTTATTAACTTTTACGAAATATGCATCATACCCTTTTGATTTTAAAATTCCATTTACAATCTTTTCGACATCATCTTTTACTTCATTGTAATAATCATCTGAACCCTCTATACTTACTTCAACTATTTTTTCAGGCTCGTATCGGATTCCTGTCGTAATGTTATAACCTTTTTCCTGTAGTTCTTCGTAAATCAAGCTATCTACTGATTTAGATTGAAAAATTAAACCTAAATATGGAAAATTAGAAATTACCTTTGCCATAGTAGGA
Proteins encoded in this window:
- a CDS encoding DUF4030 domain-containing protein gives rise to the protein MQKHFEDGFDDHSLKKLEDDIIWNKTQKRELKNRILTDVENLESMKKIPNMFYNIKKLGLIRKITYFGFALIILFGLFVGSAFVSPTMAKVISNFPYLGLIFQSKSVDSLIYEELQEKGYNITTGIRYEPEKIVEVSIEGSDDYYNEVKDDVEKIVNGILKSKGYDAYFVKVNKFVAKSDYVLNEEETKEKNLLEDEVTKKIKQLDYKFDMVQVDPTEKTIFINIVGSKKYYNSIQDAVEKTVIEVANANKYKDYKINVTRVTVKVTKADKGAQIIPAIAEGLLSKKEFKVTGVSYKSEPLSIIIKTSILSSDPTAKTLGTEIESMILDFLTSEEISSILENESYEIIVNSKDNKKIN